ATGCTAGTGACGAGTATGGTGACTGCAAGGCGGATTTCGAGATGCAGACTTGTGGACCAAGTAATAACAATACTTATGAGCTTATTCGTGTTGACCGCACGAACTGGCCGTACGGGGATTACCAGATGTACAAAGACTATGATGAAGAAAGGTGCAGGAAGGCATGTCTTGACGATTGTTTTTGTGCTGCTGTTGTTTTTGGAGACGATAGAGTATGTTGGTCCAAGAAGTTTCCATTGTCTTATGGTCAGAGATCTCCTAATGGTGAAAACTATGATTCACGTAATAGCTATACACTCATTAAGGTTTTAAAAGGCGGCGTTGTCGCAGATGCTCCAAGTGCTAAAGATAGAGGGAAAGACAGGGACTGGTTAATCATTGCTTGTTCGGTTTTGCTTGGAACTTCAGCTTTTGTGAATTTCATATTCCTTGCATTGTACGGAAGGAGTAAGAAGGCGAAGAAGAAACCTAATCAAGGTGGAGATATCGGTGTAGCTACTGCAGTTGAGTTGAATCTGAGAGTCTTAACATACAGAGAGCTCTTAGCAGCTACGGGGGATTTCATGGAAGAGCTTGGAAGAGGAGCATTTGGGATAGTTTACAAGGGTTTTCTAAAACTTTGCAACGATTCTGAAGTTGCCGTGGCTGTCAAGAAACTAGACCGTGTTGCTCAAGAAAACGATAAAGAGTTCAAGAATGAGGTTAAAGTGATTGGTCAGATCCACCACAAGAACCTAGTGAGGCTAATTGGCTTCTGCAACGAAGGGCAAAGCCGAATGATTGTCTATGAGTTCATACCTCACGGTACACTAGCCGGTTTTCTCTTCAGGCGTCCGAGACCGAGCTGGGAAAATAGGAGAAGAATAGCAATTGGGATAGCTCGTGGAATCTTGTATCTACATGAAGAATGCAGCGAGCAGATCATACATTGTGACATAAAACCGCAAAACATACTCTTAGATGAGTATTACAACCCTCGAATTTCGGATTTCGGTCTAGCAAAGCTTCTGATGATGGACCAAACGCATACACTCACGAACATCCGGGGAACTAAAGGCTATGTGGCACCTGAGTGGTTCAGGAACAGTCCCATTACATCCAAAGTAGATGTCTATAGCTATGGAGTAATGCTTTTGGAAACCGTGTGCTGCAAGAAAGCAGTCGATCTTGACGATGATGTGATTCTCATTGATTGGGCATACTATTGTTTCCACAATAGGAGGTTGGATGATCTGATCCAAGACGATTTAGAGGCCCTTGACGACATGGAGACGGTAGAGAGATATGTGAAAATAGGGATATGGTGTATACAAGAAGAACCAAGAATGAGACCTAACATGAGACATATTACGCAGATGCTTGAAGGTGTGGCTCAAGTTCATGATCCTCCAAACCCTTTTCCTTATAGTAGTACCTTCTCTTCTGGTCCAGTGTAATGTGTTTGAATATAGACATTTGTATGTGGGATATTTTTCAATAAGTGGCAATAAATCAAGAGAAGACTTCTCTGACTATTCAAAGTTTGTTTCGTTGACCAAATCTTATCCCTTCTTCTACGTTTGATTGGTAACAAACATATCaccacacaaacaaacaaaaacactcGTATCAGCTCTACATCTTTGCTTAAGCAAAATGGGTGTTGTCTCTTGTTGGATACTCCATCTTGTTCTCGTTTTG
This genomic interval from Raphanus sativus cultivar WK10039 unplaced genomic scaffold, ASM80110v3 Scaffold1214, whole genome shotgun sequence contains the following:
- the LOC130503900 gene encoding G-type lectin S-receptor-like serine/threonine-protein kinase RLK1, coding for MGLLSWSIINLFLLLQLQTLVVLSQNVINGSVLVGESLTASESRQFSSSWRSPSGDFALGFRKIRPNDGFTLSIWFDKVPDKTIVWHAQAVNTTTGLVPAGSKVTLTADGGLVLTDPRGQQHWSSSLPPSSSSVSRGLITDTGEFGLFSQDSGVALWSSFDHPTDTLLPTQSIEIGKNLSSRLTETSVKKGKFRLHLGDDGNLQLLVLNSKTLAERDVYFQYFETNTKEPNPGTRLVFNQSGYIYVLLSDNSTRVAIKDVSVSSRDVYLRAVLHFDGVLAQYSHSKGEGSNGWELVLAVPENICRVINPDISVGNVACGFNSICSLEDTQRPKCQCPERFSLLDASDEYGDCKADFEMQTCGPSNNNTYELIRVDRTNWPYGDYQMYKDYDEERCRKACLDDCFCAAVVFGDDRVCWSKKFPLSYGQRSPNGENYDSRNSYTLIKVLKGGVVADAPSAKDRGKDRDWLIIACSVLLGTSAFVNFIFLALYGRSKKAKKKPNQGGDIGVATAVELNLRVLTYRELLAATGDFMEELGRGAFGIVYKGFLKLCNDSEVAVAVKKLDRVAQENDKEFKNEVKVIGQIHHKNLVRLIGFCNEGQSRMIVYEFIPHGTLAGFLFRRPRPSWENRRRIAIGIARGILYLHEECSEQIIHCDIKPQNILLDEYYNPRISDFGLAKLLMMDQTHTLTNIRGTKGYVAPEWFRNSPITSKVDVYSYGVMLLETVCCKKAVDLDDDVILIDWAYYCFHNRRLDDLIQDDLEALDDMETVERYVKIGIWCIQEEPRMRPNMRHITQMLEGVAQVHDPPNPFPYSSTFSSGPV